A DNA window from Allokutzneria albata contains the following coding sequences:
- a CDS encoding ornithine cyclodeaminase family protein, which translates to MSRLSMLDEAALRARLPMGTAIEAIHLALRSGLDPSADPARTVLPADHGQILLMPSLTPAHAGVKLVTVTPDNPERGLPRVQGVYLLLDALTLTPQLLLDGAALTAIRTPAVSAAAADLIAVNEASRLVVFGTGPQAWGHVEALRVVRPISDVTVVGRDGHRVADLVARCVAAGLRATSGTSDAVADADLVACCTTSRTPLFDGGKLAPHATVLAIGSHEADAREVDTATVARCEVVVEDVATALREAGDVIIPVDEGALRPGALIPLTALARGERRLDPSTPKLFKSVGMAWQDLAVAATVG; encoded by the coding sequence ATGAGCCGCTTGTCGATGCTGGACGAGGCTGCCCTCCGCGCTCGCCTCCCGATGGGCACGGCGATCGAGGCGATCCACCTCGCCCTGCGCTCCGGCCTCGACCCCTCGGCCGACCCGGCGCGCACGGTCCTGCCCGCCGATCACGGCCAGATCCTGCTGATGCCCTCGCTCACCCCGGCCCACGCGGGGGTCAAGCTCGTCACGGTCACCCCGGACAACCCCGAGCGCGGCCTGCCCCGCGTCCAGGGCGTGTACCTGCTGCTGGACGCGTTGACGCTGACCCCGCAACTACTGCTCGACGGCGCGGCGCTGACCGCGATCCGCACTCCCGCGGTCAGCGCGGCGGCGGCCGACCTGATCGCGGTGAACGAGGCGTCCCGCCTGGTGGTCTTCGGCACCGGCCCGCAGGCGTGGGGCCATGTCGAGGCGCTGCGCGTGGTCCGCCCGATCAGCGACGTGACAGTGGTGGGGCGCGACGGACATCGAGTCGCCGACCTGGTCGCCCGCTGCGTCGCGGCCGGGCTGCGCGCCACGTCGGGGACCTCCGACGCGGTGGCCGACGCGGACCTCGTGGCCTGCTGCACGACGTCCCGCACGCCGCTGTTCGACGGCGGCAAGCTCGCGCCGCACGCCACGGTCCTCGCCATCGGCTCCCACGAAGCCGACGCCCGCGAGGTGGACACCGCCACCGTCGCCCGCTGCGAGGTCGTCGTCGAGGACGTCGCGACCGCCCTGCGCGAGGCGGGCGACGTGATCATCCCCGTCGACGAAGGCGCGCTCCGCCCCGGGGCCCTGATCCCGCTGACCGCCCTGGCGCGCGGCGAACGACGCCTCGACCCCAGCACGCCGAAGCTCTTCAAGTCCGTCGGCATGGCGTGGCAGGACCTCGCCGTCGCCGCCACCGTGGGCTGA
- a CDS encoding DoxX family protein, whose translation MSKSINTVVLSLSRAVVGLLFACHGAASLFGVLGGAGGKGGAVAFGAWPGWFAAVIQFAGGLLVLIGLFTRPAAIICSGSMAYAYFVVHQPQELFPIQNGGVSSALYCWFFLLIAVLGPGRYAVDSLLTKRGSRTPEAVSASA comes from the coding sequence GTGTCAAAGTCGATCAATACCGTGGTCCTGTCCCTGTCCAGGGCGGTCGTCGGCCTGCTCTTCGCCTGCCACGGCGCGGCGTCGCTGTTCGGCGTCCTCGGCGGGGCGGGCGGCAAGGGCGGCGCGGTGGCCTTCGGAGCCTGGCCGGGCTGGTTCGCCGCGGTGATCCAGTTCGCGGGCGGCCTGCTCGTGCTGATCGGGTTGTTCACCCGGCCCGCGGCGATCATCTGCTCCGGCTCCATGGCATACGCCTACTTCGTGGTGCACCAGCCGCAAGAGCTGTTCCCGATCCAGAACGGGGGCGTCAGCTCGGCGCTCTACTGCTGGTTCTTCCTGCTCATCGCGGTGCTCGGCCCCGGGAGGTACGCGGTGGACAGCCTGCTCACCAAGCGCGGGAGCAGGACACCCGAGGCCGTGTCCGCGTCTGCATGA
- a CDS encoding glycoside hydrolase family 16 protein — protein MSRSRVLLVLAALLTALPLAPAPASAAVVWSDEFNGPAGGAPDQSKWSYEPGNGNNGWGNHELQAYTTRRENVSTNGAGQLVITARRENSGVPCWNGQPCQYTSGKLITKNTRTFTYGRVEARMKLPTGKGIWPAFWMLGTDIGQVGWPQCGEIDIMENIGSVPNTVHGTLHGPGYSGAGGIGATAQNARPFHEDFHTFAVDWSPNRIVWSVDGRVYQTRTPADLGGRQWVFNHPFYLILNLAVGGDWPGSPDGSTRFPQQLLVDWVRVHQG, from the coding sequence GTGTCCAGATCACGCGTGCTGCTCGTGCTCGCCGCCCTGTTGACGGCCCTTCCGCTCGCTCCGGCTCCGGCCAGTGCGGCCGTCGTCTGGTCAGACGAATTCAATGGACCGGCCGGAGGAGCCCCGGACCAGAGCAAATGGTCATACGAGCCGGGCAACGGCAACAACGGCTGGGGAAATCACGAACTGCAGGCCTACACGACCCGTCGCGAGAACGTATCCACAAATGGGGCCGGACAGCTCGTCATCACCGCGCGCAGGGAGAACTCGGGGGTGCCGTGCTGGAATGGGCAACCCTGCCAGTACACCTCGGGCAAGCTCATCACGAAGAACACCCGCACCTTCACCTACGGCAGGGTCGAGGCGCGGATGAAGCTGCCCACCGGCAAGGGGATCTGGCCCGCGTTCTGGATGCTCGGCACCGACATCGGCCAGGTGGGCTGGCCGCAGTGCGGCGAGATCGACATCATGGAGAACATCGGCAGCGTGCCGAACACCGTGCACGGCACCCTGCACGGCCCCGGCTACTCCGGCGCGGGCGGGATCGGCGCGACCGCGCAGAACGCCCGCCCGTTCCACGAGGACTTCCACACCTTCGCGGTGGACTGGTCGCCGAACCGGATCGTCTGGTCCGTGGACGGCCGCGTCTACCAGACCAGGACCCCGGCCGACCTGGGCGGCCGCCAGTGGGTGTTCAACCACCCCTTCTACCTGATCCTCAACCTCGCGGTCGGCGGTGACTGGCCGGGCAGCCCGGACGGCTCGACCCGCTTCCCGCAGCAGCTGCTCGTCGACTGGGTCCGCGTCCACCAGGGCTAG
- a CDS encoding serine hydrolase domain-containing protein, translating into MTIEGTVAAGFEPVREEFERNFAERGELGAACAIQVDGEFVVDLWGGYRDRAGTRPWQRDTLATVYSSTKGVTSMALAVAHSRGLFDYDALVTKYWPEFGQAGKENVTVRQLLGFQAGLPTVDTPLTPELLADADRLGEVLARQAPAWEPGTAQGYHPLVGGLYVSQLLRRVDPKGRLVGRYLAEELVVPLGVEFYIGTPPTLPDERIAELVPAKPSLRDFTTAGGVPTRMLLEFMLPWTLTAKSFGNPKIRDITDLGRRPWRELDLPAGNGVGTARSLAALYGEFATGGARLGVDRATLRAIEADPVPLGTGSRDRVMHLADARFSLGFWKPFPAWRFGTDGRAYGTPGAGGSFGMADPATRSGFGYVPNRLGRRLWNDPREAALREAFQRCL; encoded by the coding sequence GTGACCATCGAAGGAACAGTGGCAGCGGGCTTCGAACCGGTCCGCGAGGAGTTCGAGCGCAACTTCGCCGAACGCGGTGAGCTCGGTGCGGCGTGCGCGATCCAGGTCGACGGGGAGTTCGTCGTCGACCTGTGGGGCGGCTACCGCGACCGCGCGGGAACCCGGCCGTGGCAACGCGACACGCTGGCCACGGTGTACTCCTCGACGAAGGGGGTCACGTCGATGGCGCTCGCGGTGGCGCACTCGCGGGGCCTGTTCGACTACGACGCGCTGGTCACGAAGTACTGGCCGGAGTTCGGCCAGGCGGGCAAGGAGAACGTGACCGTCCGGCAGCTGCTGGGCTTCCAGGCCGGACTGCCCACAGTGGACACTCCGCTGACACCCGAGCTGCTCGCCGACGCCGACCGGCTCGGCGAGGTCCTTGCCCGGCAGGCCCCCGCGTGGGAACCGGGTACCGCGCAGGGCTACCACCCGCTCGTCGGCGGGCTCTACGTCAGCCAACTCCTGCGCCGCGTCGACCCGAAGGGCAGGCTGGTCGGCCGCTACCTCGCCGAGGAGCTGGTGGTACCACTGGGTGTCGAGTTCTACATCGGCACCCCGCCGACCCTGCCGGACGAGCGGATCGCGGAGCTGGTGCCCGCCAAGCCCTCGCTGCGGGACTTCACCACGGCCGGTGGGGTGCCCACGCGGATGCTGCTGGAGTTCATGCTGCCGTGGACGCTCACCGCGAAGTCCTTCGGCAACCCCAAGATCCGCGACATCACCGACCTCGGCCGCAGGCCGTGGCGGGAGCTCGACCTGCCCGCGGGCAACGGTGTCGGCACCGCCCGCTCGCTGGCCGCGCTCTACGGCGAGTTCGCCACCGGCGGGGCCCGGCTCGGCGTCGACCGGGCCACGCTGCGGGCGATCGAGGCGGACCCGGTTCCTCTCGGTACCGGGTCCCGTGACCGCGTCATGCACCTGGCCGACGCCCGGTTCTCCCTCGGGTTCTGGAAGCCGTTCCCGGCGTGGCGCTTCGGCACGGACGGCCGCGCCTACGGCACGCCGGGAGCGGGTGGTTCCTTCGGCATGGCCGACCCCGCGACGCGCAGCGGCTTCGGCTACGTCCCCAACCGCCTGGGCAGGCGCCTGTGGAACGACCCGCGCGAAGCCGCACTGCGCGAGGCTTTCCAGCGCTGCCTCTAG
- a CDS encoding ABC transporter ATP-binding protein, with translation MTLTVRDLTVSYGPRGVSFTVADGETVALVGESGSGKSTLIRAILGTLPRSAGVDGAIELSGRNLVGLPEKELRALRGREIGYVAQDPFGSADPLWTVGHHIREAWRVHGERPPEIVPRLTDLGVAEKWLDQRPSAWSGGMLQRADIVAATAHAPAVVLADEPTSALDAESAEAALSTLVARTRSLLLASHDLALVCRHADRVLVLHKGELVEDIAVARGGVGVLEARARHPHTRALIDALPTEAPRRSRPTGDVVVRLDDVTLGYRGTELITGLDWEIRAGEAVGICGPSGSGKTTLLHAIAGLVEPMRGEIRRSGRAMPIFQDASASLNPRWPVWRTIVEPRKGANARELMDRVGLSDVDLDRKPAQLSGGQRQRVAIARALAGSPALIVADEPTASLDPTVAASVAETLRAVTDSGCALVVVSHDEARLTQIVDRVHRLGAVASGS, from the coding sequence ATGACCCTGACCGTTCGGGATCTGACTGTCTCCTATGGGCCGCGCGGCGTCTCGTTCACCGTGGCGGACGGCGAAACCGTTGCTCTGGTGGGCGAGTCCGGCTCGGGCAAGAGCACGCTGATCCGAGCGATCCTGGGGACGCTCCCCCGTTCCGCCGGTGTCGACGGCGCGATCGAGCTGTCCGGCCGGAACCTGGTCGGCCTGCCGGAGAAGGAGCTGCGTGCGCTGCGGGGCCGCGAGATCGGCTACGTCGCCCAAGACCCATTCGGTTCCGCTGATCCACTATGGACGGTCGGTCACCACATCCGCGAAGCGTGGCGCGTCCACGGTGAGCGCCCACCGGAGATCGTGCCGAGGCTGACGGACCTCGGCGTGGCGGAGAAGTGGCTCGATCAGCGGCCGAGCGCGTGGTCCGGCGGGATGCTGCAACGAGCTGACATCGTCGCCGCGACCGCACACGCCCCGGCGGTCGTGCTCGCGGACGAGCCGACCTCGGCACTGGACGCGGAGAGCGCCGAAGCCGCGCTCTCGACGCTCGTCGCGCGAACCAGGTCACTGCTGCTCGCCAGCCACGACCTCGCGTTGGTCTGCCGCCACGCCGACCGGGTTCTGGTGCTGCACAAGGGAGAACTCGTCGAGGACATCGCTGTGGCACGGGGCGGTGTCGGAGTCCTCGAAGCACGGGCCCGGCACCCGCACACGCGTGCGCTGATCGATGCCCTGCCCACGGAGGCACCGCGCCGATCGCGCCCGACGGGCGACGTGGTGGTGCGACTGGACGACGTCACCCTGGGCTACCGCGGAACGGAGCTGATCACCGGGCTGGACTGGGAGATCCGCGCGGGTGAGGCGGTCGGCATCTGCGGTCCGTCCGGCTCCGGGAAGACCACGCTGCTGCACGCCATCGCCGGGCTGGTCGAACCGATGCGCGGCGAGATCCGGCGCAGCGGCAGGGCGATGCCGATCTTCCAGGACGCGAGCGCGAGCCTCAACCCGCGCTGGCCCGTCTGGCGCACGATCGTGGAACCCAGGAAGGGCGCGAACGCACGCGAGCTGATGGACCGCGTCGGCCTGAGCGATGTGGACCTCGACCGCAAACCGGCCCAGCTCTCCGGCGGGCAACGGCAGCGCGTCGCGATCGCCAGGGCGCTCGCCGGTTCGCCCGCGCTGATCGTGGCCGACGAGCCGACGGCGTCGCTCGATCCGACGGTCGCGGCCAGCGTCGCGGAGACGCTGCGCGCGGTGACCGACTCCGGCTGCGCACTGGTCGTGGTCAGTCACGACGAGGCCAGACTCACCCAGATCGTGGACCGCGTGCACCGGCTCGGGGCGGTAGCTTCAGGTTCGTGA
- a CDS encoding ABC transporter permease, with product MNRVLGIGLAVLLGVLAFVVPLLTPDPNATDYGTKLAAPSWAHLLGTDQAGRDVLARIAAGTWVSLGTALLVATITFAVGLVLGLLAAVAGGVVDAVISRVVDVTLAVPQLVLALAIVGVLGPGHANLVLAMSVAGWAHLARFARAFAARQAERPFVLASRMAGVGRWRSAARHVMPATATGVLAVATLHIGEIVLSLAGLSFLGLGVSPPTAEWGQMVAEARGYVDRAPWLVLAPAVVLLISVAAASLLGDAVQDKGKR from the coding sequence GTGAATCGCGTTCTGGGCATCGGACTCGCCGTGCTGCTCGGCGTGCTCGCGTTCGTGGTGCCGCTGCTGACGCCCGACCCGAACGCCACGGACTACGGCACCAAGCTCGCGGCGCCGAGCTGGGCGCACCTGCTCGGCACCGACCAGGCCGGGCGCGACGTGCTCGCCAGGATCGCGGCGGGAACGTGGGTCTCACTCGGCACCGCGTTGCTCGTCGCGACGATCACGTTCGCCGTCGGCCTCGTGCTCGGCCTGCTCGCGGCGGTGGCCGGTGGCGTCGTCGACGCGGTGATCTCGCGGGTCGTCGACGTGACGCTGGCTGTGCCGCAGCTCGTGCTCGCGCTGGCGATCGTCGGTGTCCTCGGCCCCGGGCACGCGAACCTGGTGCTGGCGATGTCCGTCGCCGGTTGGGCGCACCTGGCTCGTTTCGCCCGTGCTTTCGCCGCCCGGCAAGCAGAACGGCCTTTCGTGCTCGCGTCGCGGATGGCCGGTGTCGGCAGGTGGCGCAGCGCGGCCAGGCACGTCATGCCCGCCACCGCGACCGGGGTTCTCGCCGTGGCGACGCTGCACATCGGCGAGATCGTGCTGAGCCTCGCGGGCCTGTCCTTCCTGGGCCTCGGCGTCTCACCGCCCACCGCCGAGTGGGGCCAGATGGTGGCCGAAGCGCGTGGGTACGTCGATCGCGCGCCGTGGCTCGTGCTCGCACCGGCGGTGGTGTTGCTGATCAGCGTCGCGGCGGCGTCACTGCTCGGCGACGCGGTGCAGGACAAGGGGAAGCGATGA
- a CDS encoding ABC transporter permease, with protein MFSALLRRGGQALLTLLAAAVVVWSLQLVAPGDPARRVLGTLGFANPTDEQIAATRHELGLDVPAPQRFLRWLSDALTGSFGTSWRTGRPVTAELADRLPATLRLAVVALLFALVLAIPLALIAARWRGRVPDIGARTVMFLGAATPSFVVGTVVLELIVLRGGIGRVLADGSWGGAVLPAIPLALGAGAGWARVLRTSLVEVSDASFIQVSRGRGATPLRRLLVHAVPSALPALLAAIGLTVGSLLAGAAVVETVFTWPGIGRYLIEAIGARDVPVVQATVLLGVLGYVVVSTIVDGVTIAITGKAKR; from the coding sequence ATGTTCTCTGCCCTGCTGCGGCGGGGTGGGCAGGCCCTGCTCACGTTGCTCGCCGCCGCGGTCGTGGTGTGGTCGTTGCAGCTCGTCGCGCCCGGCGATCCGGCGCGGCGCGTGCTCGGAACGCTCGGGTTCGCCAATCCGACCGACGAGCAGATCGCCGCGACGCGCCACGAACTCGGCCTCGATGTGCCTGCGCCGCAACGGTTTCTCCGGTGGTTGTCGGACGCCCTGACGGGAAGCTTCGGCACGTCGTGGCGCACGGGACGACCTGTCACCGCTGAGCTGGCCGACCGCCTCCCGGCCACGCTCCGCCTCGCCGTCGTCGCGCTGCTCTTCGCGCTGGTGCTGGCCATTCCGCTCGCCCTGATCGCAGCACGGTGGCGAGGCCGAGTGCCCGACATCGGAGCGCGGACCGTGATGTTCCTCGGTGCGGCCACACCGAGCTTCGTCGTGGGCACGGTGGTGCTGGAGCTGATCGTGCTCCGCGGCGGCATCGGCCGAGTGCTCGCGGACGGCTCGTGGGGCGGTGCGGTTCTGCCCGCGATTCCCCTGGCGCTCGGGGCGGGAGCCGGGTGGGCGCGCGTACTGCGAACCTCATTGGTCGAGGTCTCCGACGCGTCGTTCATCCAGGTCTCCCGAGGGCGTGGAGCCACTCCCCTGCGCAGGCTGCTCGTGCACGCGGTGCCCAGTGCACTGCCCGCGTTGCTCGCGGCGATCGGGCTCACGGTCGGTTCGCTGCTGGCCGGGGCCGCGGTGGTGGAGACGGTGTTCACCTGGCCAGGCATCGGCCGCTACCTCATCGAAGCGATCGGCGCGCGCGACGTGCCCGTCGTGCAAGCGACGGTTCTGCTCGGCGTGCTCGGCTATGTGGTCGTCAGCACCATTGTGGACGGTGTGACGATCGCGATCACCGGGAAGGCGAAGCGGTGA
- a CDS encoding ABC transporter substrate-binding protein — MRKLLALALGIALLTGCASAPIAPPDTLRIVTPYKVKSLDPIKQGLWSPEWGYGELLMRATDNGGVEPWVLQRLEPVNGTQWRLVLRSGVTFSNGRELDSAVLKTVLERHLAENALVKANLPGAKIETPDANTVLLSTSAPVVNLPNLLADEQSVTVFDPQAQGVYTGPFTVSKLDDNELVLARNPKYWGGQAKLSEVRVRFVPDGQARLLAVRTGEADIALYPPTDALGSVKDAASGPRMATASQPLQQLRAIPNLRRAPMNDLAVRRAFALAIDYDQLAKQVLDGLYRTPKGIYPDAVPYALETQRTDIAEARRLLDDAGWMHSSAGARVKDGKLLRLTVLTYPQQPDTKAVAVALQAQLSAVGIGVQVTEVQDNYEALKGDAWDVGLSFDGTLGYTYDPIGPLRDFLTSQGSKNFGGVADAELDNLVSDLRTTTDTNARTPLLHRIQRVITDRGYLTVVAQRSSAAVVGGAFTGYRPSSVLHHVTATTRAG, encoded by the coding sequence GTGAGGAAGCTGCTCGCCCTGGCGCTGGGCATCGCACTGCTCACCGGCTGCGCGAGCGCGCCGATCGCGCCGCCGGACACGCTTCGGATCGTCACGCCGTACAAGGTCAAGAGCCTTGATCCGATCAAGCAGGGCCTGTGGTCCCCGGAGTGGGGCTACGGAGAACTCCTCATGCGCGCCACGGACAACGGCGGCGTCGAGCCGTGGGTACTGCAGCGCCTTGAGCCGGTGAACGGCACGCAGTGGCGATTGGTACTGCGTTCCGGCGTGACGTTCTCCAACGGCCGCGAGCTCGACTCCGCCGTGCTCAAGACCGTGCTGGAGCGGCATCTCGCGGAGAACGCGCTCGTCAAGGCGAACCTGCCCGGAGCCAAGATCGAGACGCCGGACGCGAACACGGTGCTGCTGAGCACGAGCGCGCCCGTGGTGAACCTGCCGAACCTGCTCGCCGACGAGCAGTCCGTGACGGTCTTCGACCCGCAGGCGCAGGGTGTCTACACAGGACCGTTCACGGTGTCCAAACTGGACGACAACGAGCTGGTGCTCGCCAGGAACCCGAAGTACTGGGGCGGCCAGGCGAAGCTCTCCGAGGTGCGCGTGCGCTTCGTCCCGGACGGACAGGCGCGCCTGCTCGCCGTGCGCACAGGCGAGGCCGACATCGCGCTGTACCCGCCGACCGACGCGCTCGGCTCGGTGAAGGACGCTGCGTCCGGCCCACGCATGGCAACCGCTTCCCAACCGCTGCAACAACTTCGGGCCATTCCGAACCTTCGTCGGGCGCCGATGAACGACCTCGCAGTGCGTCGGGCCTTCGCTCTGGCGATCGACTACGACCAGCTCGCCAAGCAGGTGCTCGACGGGCTCTACCGCACGCCGAAGGGCATCTACCCCGATGCCGTCCCCTACGCCTTGGAGACGCAGCGCACCGACATCGCCGAAGCCAGGCGGCTGCTGGACGACGCAGGGTGGATGCACAGTTCCGCCGGAGCGCGGGTGAAGGACGGGAAGCTCCTGCGGCTCACCGTGCTCACGTATCCGCAGCAGCCCGACACGAAGGCGGTCGCCGTCGCGCTGCAGGCGCAGCTCTCGGCCGTGGGCATCGGCGTTCAGGTCACCGAGGTCCAGGACAACTACGAGGCCTTGAAGGGCGATGCGTGGGACGTCGGGCTCTCCTTCGACGGAACCCTGGGCTACACCTACGATCCGATCGGCCCGCTGCGGGACTTCCTGACCTCACAGGGCTCGAAGAACTTCGGCGGCGTGGCCGACGCGGAACTGGACAACCTCGTCTCCGATCTGCGCACGACCACGGACACCAACGCCAGGACCCCACTGCTCCACCGAATCCAGCGCGTGATCACCGATCGCGGCTACCTGACCGTCGTAGCCCAACGCAGCTCCGCAGCCGTGGTAGGCGGTGCCTTCACCGGTTACCGCCCCTCCTCGGTCCTGCACCACGTCACCGCGACCACCCGGGCGGGCTAG
- a CDS encoding class I SAM-dependent methyltransferase encodes MSTQPSGFGPVFDATRPHFVRWTPSLWGPLGTATTDFSDPRPGERLLDVCCGAGSSALPAAVRVGPTGKVVGVDLAAALLDHARTVAAEQGLTNIEFVEADVTQFSDEPFDVVQSVFGVFFLQPDMNRAVSRLLDLLRPGGRFAATVWAQDSIAEVAGAIFDAVRELRPDMPATSPTTESAKGLDNEEKLRAWLESLGLNDIEVREIPLRVPLPTEDAWSFVLGTGLYARILGLSDDERERTRTRYLELLAERGITEVKADALVGMGRRA; translated from the coding sequence GTGAGCACGCAGCCATCCGGGTTCGGCCCGGTCTTCGACGCGACCCGGCCGCACTTCGTCCGCTGGACGCCATCGCTGTGGGGCCCGCTCGGCACCGCCACCACCGACTTCTCCGACCCGCGGCCCGGGGAGCGCCTGCTCGACGTGTGCTGCGGCGCGGGATCGTCCGCCCTGCCCGCCGCCGTCAGGGTCGGCCCGACCGGCAAGGTGGTCGGCGTCGATCTCGCGGCCGCCCTCCTCGACCACGCGAGAACCGTTGCGGCGGAACAGGGTCTGACGAACATCGAGTTCGTCGAAGCCGATGTCACGCAGTTCTCGGACGAGCCGTTCGACGTCGTGCAGTCGGTGTTCGGCGTCTTCTTCCTCCAGCCGGACATGAACCGCGCGGTGTCGCGACTGCTCGACCTGCTGCGGCCCGGTGGCCGGTTCGCCGCGACCGTGTGGGCGCAGGACTCGATCGCCGAGGTCGCCGGAGCGATCTTCGACGCTGTCCGCGAGCTGCGCCCGGACATGCCCGCCACCTCGCCGACGACCGAGTCCGCGAAGGGCCTGGACAACGAGGAGAAGCTGCGCGCTTGGCTCGAATCGTTGGGGCTCAACGACATCGAGGTCCGCGAGATCCCGTTGCGGGTACCGTTGCCCACTGAGGACGCGTGGTCGTTCGTCCTCGGAACGGGTTTGTACGCACGAATCCTCGGCCTGAGCGACGACGAGCGCGAGCGCACCCGCACGCGGTATCTGGAGCTGCTGGCGGAGCGCGGGATCACCGAGGTCAAGGCGGATGCTCTCGTCGGCATGGGACGGCGCGCGTGA
- a CDS encoding carboxylate-amine ligase, with the protein MTQVEVPHAPDGQAKARTATTVAGGLVTVGVEEEFLLVDELSRSVVPGATTVLAGAAHLGSTVQQEMTLFQVETTSTVCSTMSTLHDELTALRRTVDGMARQHGMRINATGTAVLGHPPTPPITDAPRYRRIAERFGALIDGQSICGCHVHLGVSDPENALRVMNHLRPWLPTLLAMSANSPFWHARDTRHASWRYLIFGRWPTAGPPPHFDSVDDYDAAVRTLLRSGAALDRGMIYWDVRRSCRHPTIELRVCDVAATVDDAVLIAALTRALGTQALTGAGPRRPVSQSELRAALWRAAHDGLEGRGVDVFNGRTVRAFSMVERLLQQVRGELADSGDLDMVIDLVARLRARRSGAHRQRVAFAERGNLVDVVDLLSAQTVA; encoded by the coding sequence GTGACCCAGGTCGAAGTTCCCCACGCCCCCGATGGCCAGGCCAAGGCCCGAACCGCGACGACCGTCGCGGGCGGCCTGGTGACCGTGGGCGTGGAGGAGGAGTTCCTGCTGGTGGACGAGCTGAGCCGGAGTGTGGTCCCCGGGGCCACCACGGTGCTCGCCGGTGCGGCCCACCTGGGCTCGACGGTGCAGCAGGAGATGACGTTGTTCCAGGTCGAGACGACCTCGACGGTGTGCTCGACGATGAGCACGCTGCACGACGAGCTGACCGCGCTGCGCCGCACCGTCGACGGGATGGCCAGGCAGCACGGCATGCGCATCAACGCCACGGGCACGGCCGTGCTCGGGCACCCCCCGACCCCGCCCATCACCGACGCGCCGCGCTACCGCCGGATCGCGGAGCGCTTCGGTGCCCTGATCGACGGCCAGAGCATCTGCGGCTGCCACGTGCACCTCGGCGTCTCCGACCCGGAGAACGCGCTGCGGGTGATGAACCACCTGCGGCCGTGGCTGCCGACGCTGCTGGCGATGAGCGCGAACTCGCCGTTCTGGCACGCCAGGGACACCCGGCACGCCAGCTGGCGGTACCTGATCTTCGGGCGCTGGCCGACCGCCGGGCCGCCGCCGCACTTCGACTCCGTCGACGACTACGACGCCGCGGTGCGGACGCTGCTGCGCTCCGGGGCCGCGCTGGACCGCGGCATGATCTACTGGGACGTCCGGCGCTCGTGCCGCCATCCCACGATCGAACTGCGCGTCTGCGATGTCGCGGCCACGGTGGACGACGCGGTGCTGATCGCCGCGTTGACCAGGGCGCTCGGCACCCAGGCGCTGACCGGCGCCGGGCCGCGCCGCCCGGTGTCGCAGTCCGAACTGCGCGCCGCGTTGTGGCGGGCGGCGCACGACGGCCTCGAAGGCCGCGGCGTCGATGTGTTCAACGGCCGCACCGTGCGGGCGTTCTCCATGGTGGAGCGGTTGCTGCAGCAGGTGCGCGGTGAGCTGGCCGACAGCGGTGACCTGGATATGGTGATCGACCTGGTGGCCCGGCTGCGGGCCCGCCGCTCCGGTGCGCACCGGCAGCGGGTCGCCTTCGCCGAGCGCGGCAACCTGGTCGACGTGGTCGATCTGCTCTCCGCGCAGACCGTGGCCTGA
- a CDS encoding N-acetyltransferase, with amino-acid sequence MLADLFARAARGEYPPADGSVRVVPPEPDALSAVIAFSAHHVIVTEADPDWVASVLPADDLSAPLNPPFLTELCAKTGRVVNNIDQVLVADRLDGHPDLDLAPVAESMLDPASGSSVSEHERAVCAYGLRTDVRVWTCPGGMVLIGRGLGGRWEVAAEVDEGARVRGLGRALFTAARTLVPPGEPVWAQVAPGNAASARAVLAAGYRPVGAEALLLRG; translated from the coding sequence GTGCTTGCAGACCTCTTCGCCCGCGCCGCGCGCGGTGAGTACCCGCCTGCGGATGGTTCTGTTCGCGTAGTGCCCCCGGAGCCGGACGCGTTGTCGGCGGTGATCGCCTTCAGCGCGCACCACGTCATCGTCACCGAGGCGGACCCGGACTGGGTCGCCTCCGTGCTCCCGGCCGACGACCTGTCCGCCCCGCTGAACCCGCCGTTCCTCACCGAGCTGTGCGCGAAGACCGGCCGGGTGGTCAACAACATCGACCAGGTCCTGGTCGCCGACCGCCTCGACGGCCACCCCGACCTCGACCTGGCCCCGGTCGCGGAGTCCATGCTCGACCCCGCGAGCGGGTCTTCGGTCTCCGAGCACGAGCGGGCGGTCTGCGCCTACGGCCTGCGCACCGACGTCCGGGTCTGGACGTGTCCCGGTGGGATGGTGCTGATCGGCCGCGGACTCGGCGGCCGGTGGGAGGTGGCGGCCGAGGTCGACGAGGGCGCCCGGGTCAGGGGGCTCGGCCGGGCGTTGTTCACCGCGGCGCGGACGCTCGTGCCACCGGGCGAGCCCGTGTGGGCGCAGGTCGCGCCGGGCAACGCGGCCTCGGCACGGGCCGTGCTGGCCGCCGGCTACCGCCCGGTGGGTGCGGAGGCGCTGCTCCTGCGCGGCTGA